The proteins below come from a single Etheostoma spectabile isolate EspeVRDwgs_2016 chromosome 4, UIUC_Espe_1.0, whole genome shotgun sequence genomic window:
- the pck1 gene encoding phosphoenolpyruvate carboxykinase, cytosolic [GTP] has protein sequence MPPQLQSQKQTGPRILQGDVSALSPAIKEFVDANVSLCQPDSLHICDGSDEENRAILTQLEEQGMIKKLTKYENCWLARTDPRDVARVESKTVIVTRDQRDTVPTPLGGGVSQLGRWMSPEEFDKAMDQCFPGCMKGRTMYVIPFSMGPVGSPLSKIGVELTDSPYVVASMRVMTRMGTAVLSALGTGEFVRCLHSVGCPLPLKKPLVNNWPCNPEQTLVAHIPDRRQIVSFGSGYGGNSLLGKKCFALRIASRIAKEEGWLAEHMLILGVTNPAGEKKYMAAAFPSACGKTNLAMLCPTLPGWKVECVGDDIAWMKFDNQGNLRAINPENGFFGVAPGTSVNTNPNAMETITKNTVFTNVAETSDGGVYWEGMDQSLADGVTITSWKNKPWSSQDGEPCAHPNSRFCTPAGQCPIIDPLWESPEGVPIEAIIFGGRRPEGVPLVYEAFSWQHGVFVGAAMRSEATAAAEHKGKMIMHDPFAMRPFFGYNFGQYLSHWLSMADRPGAKLPKIFHVNWFRKSPTAGFLWPGFGDNIRVLDWMFRRVNGEAGAMPSAVGYLPCADSLNLQGLQGDVNLTELFSLDQEFWQREVEEVRKYLAMQVNDDLPNEVARQLELLQQRVNQM, from the exons ATGCCTCCTCAGCTTCAGTCCCAGAAACAGACCGGTCCCAGGATCCTGCAGGGCGATGTGAGTGCCCTCAGCCCGGCCATCAAGGAGTTTGTGGATGCCAACGTGAGTCTGTGCCAGCCCGACTCCCTCCACATCTGCGACGGCTCTGATGAGGAGAACCGCGCCATCCTGACTCAGCTGGAGGAGCAGGGGATGATCAAGAAGCTTACCAAATATGAGAACTG CTGGTTGGCCAGGACCGACCCGAGGGACGTGGCTCGTGTGGAGAGTAAGACTGTGATTGTTACCCGGGACCAGAGGGACACGGTGCCCACACCGCTGGGTGGCGGGGTCAGCCAGCTGGGCCGCTGGATGTCCCCGGAAGAATTCGACAAGGCGATGGATCAGTGCTTCCCCGGCTGCATGAAAG GCCGTACCATGTATGTGATTCCCTTCAGCATGGGTCCGGTGGGTTCCCCCCTGTCTAAGATCGGAGTGGAGCTGACGGACTCTCCCTACGTGGTGGCCAGTATGAGGGTGATGACCCGTATGGGGACGGCTGTGCTGTCCGCTCTGGGGACAGGCGAGTTTGTCCGCTGTCTGCACTCTGTCGGCTGTCCTCTGCCGCTCAAAA AGCCCTTGGTGAACAACTGGCCCTGTAACCCCGAGCAGACGTTAGTCGCCCACATCCCGGACCGCCGGCAGATCGTCTCGTTCGGTAGCGGTTACGGAGGAAACTCCCTGCTGGGGAAGAAGTGCTTTGCTTTGCGCATTGCCTCGCGTATCGCCAAAGAGGAGGGTTGGCTGGCAGAGCACATGCTG ATCCTCGGCGTCACCAACCCCGCCGGGGAGAAGAAGTACATGGCAGCAGCCTTCCCCAGTGCCTGCGGGAAGACAAACCTGGCCATGCTCTGTCCCACGCTGCCCGGCTGGAAGGTCGAGTGTGTGGGAGACGACATCGCCTGGATGAAGTTTGACAACCAAG GCAACCTGCGCGCAATCAACCCTGAGAATGGCTTTTTTGGAGTTGCGCCCGGCACCTCAGTCAACACCAACCCTAACGCCATGGAGACAATCACCAAGAACACCGTTTTCACCAACGTTGCAGAGACCAGCGACGGCGGTGTGTACTGGGAGGGAATGGACCAGTCGCTGGCCGACGGCGTCACCATCACCTCCTGGAAGAACAAACCCTGGAGCTCGCAGGATG gcgAACCCTGTGCTCACCCCAACTCTCGTTTCTGCACTCCGGCCGGGCAGTGTCCCATCATCGATCCACTGTGGGAATCCCCAGAGGGAGTCCCCATCGAGGCCATCATCTTCGGAGGCCGCAGGCCAGAAG GTGTCCCTCTGGTATACGAGGCTTTCAGCTGGCAACACGGAGTGTTTGTTGGAGCAGCCATGAGGTCGGAGGCCACGGCTGCAGCTGAACACAAAG GCAAGATGATCATGCACGACCCCTTCGCCATGCGCCCCTTCTTCGGCTACAACTTCGGCCAGTACCTCTCTCACTGGCTGAGTATGGCCGACCGCCCCGGCGCCAAGCTCCCCAAGATCTTCCACGTCAACTGGTTCCGCAAGAGCCCCACCGCCGGATTCCTGTGGCCCGGTTTCGGCGACAACATCCGCGTGCTGGACTGGATGTTCAGGCGGGTGAATGGCGAGGCCGGCGCCATGCCCTCTGCCGTGGGCTACCTGCCATGCGCCGATTCCCTGAACCTGCAGGGTCTGCAGGGGGACGTGAACCTCACTGAGCTGTTCTCCCTGGATCAGGAGTTCTGGCagagggaggtggaggaggtgaGGAAGTACCTTGCCATGCAGGTGAACGACGACCTGCCCAACGAGGTGGCCCGGCAGCTGGAGCTCCTGCAGCAGAGAGTGAATCAGATGTGA